Genomic segment of Dehalogenimonas alkenigignens:
CGAAAGATATATCTCATGGTGTTTCCGCTTTTTGCCGTCGAAGGCGTAGCCGGTTTCAGAAATGAACCGGTGCAGTTTGGCTATATTCGGCCCTTCATCTGCATAGGGGCCGATATGCATCATCTGGGCTGACCGTCCTTCTGCCAGCGCTTCGAACTTGACCCGACCGATAGCGGCGGGATTCTTTTTACGCCGGACCTCGGCGACGGCTTTTTCGACCATCTGCCGATTCACTAAACTTGGCTGCATGATCATATAGGTCCACTGCCAGTCGTCCTTATTGCCGTTGGTGAAGTCAGCCATATCGTCGGACCACCATAAGCCTTCCAGCGGCAGGACTCCGAAATCGAGCAATCCGGCGTTCTTTACCATGAACTTGATCGTGTAAGCCACGGAGTAGACAGCCCCGATGGCACAAGCGGCATCCGAACTATCCGGCCGGCCGCGGCCGTCGACCATGAGGTAATTCATTTCAGGGACTTCTACGAAGACCGGCTCCATCGGGGCGTTAAAAAGATACTTCAGAGTTTTTTTAAAATCGATTTTCTCCATTGTGCATCCTTTTAAACATCAGACACGGGCTCGCAAATCGGCTCTCACCCACTGGATCGGGGGAACTTAGAGTCTAAGGGTTTAACTGTCGAATTTCACGGTGCCGGTGCCTGAGCAGGCATGACAGCGGTTTTTACCGGTGCCTTTACAGGCTGGGCAGGTCCGGCGCTCTTCTTCAAAATCACCAGGGTGGGTGATGATCCCGGTTCCGCGGCAATCCGGGCAGCCGATCTGCCCGGAACCTTCGCAGCGGGCACATATTTCATGATGCGCCATTTGGCCTTCCTATCTGGCTACGCTGTGCCTAAACCAGCCAGGGCGAGCCGTATCTTTTCTTCCACGGACAGGGTGGTGTCCCGGGGCAACCCGACCACCGCCCGAGCTGCTTCAGCCTGGGTGTAGCCCAAAGCCGCAAGGGCTGATAAAACCTCGGCGTCCTGGGTTCCAGCCAGGGATTGCGGCACGGCCGCCCAGGCGCGCGAAACCTTATCCTTAAGTTCAAGAATAATGCGAGACGCCGTTTTCTTGCCGATGCCTGAGACAGTGCAGAGCATGGCCTCGTTGCCGGTGGCAATGATGGCGGCGAGTTCTTCTGCCTTAAATGCCGAGAGCAAGGACAAAGCCAGCTTGGCGCCGATGCCAGTGACTCCCAGCATAGTCTCGAAAATACTCAGGTCCTCGAAGGTGGTGAAACCGAAAAGGGTCAGGGCGTCTTCGCGGACCTGGAGGTGGGTGAAGAGCCTTACCTCTTTGGCGTTCTGTATTTGCGACAACGCGGCTGAGGTGAGAAAGACCTTGTAACCGACGCCGGCGACATCGATCACCGCCCAATCGGCGCCGAGGAGGGCGATTTTACCATTGAGCGAAGCGATCATCGATGTTCCTTGCCGGATTTTTCCGTATTCTAGCACGTTTGAGGTGAGCTTTCAGCAGACTAATTTGTTTTTGAATCTTCGCATAATAATATATTTTTGCCCAAACGATTCCGCTGTCCGCGTTCAAACCGCCGCACCGGCACGATTGGATTCGATATTCGTCGGTTTTGGAAATAAACGCCTCACCTGCGATGCAGACAACCCTTCGAGCATTCGAATTCAGCATGGTATGGACACAAAACAATAATACCGCTCCGTCAAGCGGTCGGGAAAGGCGGACTCCGGGTGAAAAGTTGGGGTTCATGGGCGGATATTATAGCACGGGTGTTCATTGCGGCTGTCAAGCGACTTTTGTCGTTTTCGGCACCCTCGGGAAAATATATTTAAGAAGAAAGATTGTCAGCTGCGCCCTCACCTTACCCTCTCCCGCCGGGCGGCGGGCGAGGGGATAATAGATTGCCGCGCGCCTGCGGCGCTCGCAATGACAGCGCTTCGGTGGAGCGGCTCAA
This window contains:
- a CDS encoding GyrI-like domain-containing protein, which translates into the protein MEKIDFKKTLKYLFNAPMEPVFVEVPEMNYLMVDGRGRPDSSDAACAIGAVYSVAYTIKFMVKNAGLLDFGVLPLEGLWWSDDMADFTNGNKDDWQWTYMIMQPSLVNRQMVEKAVAEVRRKKNPAAIGRVKFEALAEGRSAQMMHIGPYADEGPNIAKLHRFISETGYAFDGKKRKHHEIYLSDPARTAPEKMKTIIRQPVT
- a CDS encoding zinc finger domain-containing protein — translated: MAHHEICARCEGSGQIGCPDCRGTGIITHPGDFEEERRTCPACKGTGKNRCHACSGTGTVKFDS
- the ruvA gene encoding Holliday junction branch migration protein RuvA, producing MIASLNGKIALLGADWAVIDVAGVGYKVFLTSAALSQIQNAKEVRLFTHLQVREDALTLFGFTTFEDLSIFETMLGVTGIGAKLALSLLSAFKAEELAAIIATGNEAMLCTVSGIGKKTASRIILELKDKVSRAWAAVPQSLAGTQDAEVLSALAALGYTQAEAARAVVGLPRDTTLSVEEKIRLALAGLGTA